A single Pseudoalteromonas phenolica DNA region contains:
- a CDS encoding chemotaxis protein CheV, whose amino-acid sequence MAGVLASVDQRTQLVGENRLELLLFHLHSRHLFALNVFKVKEVVKLPHLNIMPNAHPKVCGVTNIRGESIPVIDLRRAINLPECQRDDDCNLVITEYNRTVQAFLVGKVDQIVNTTWSDIMPPPSSVGKNHYLTAFTKLKRDGQEHLVEIIDVEKVLAEIISYDIQISEDVLDESMLPEFQGKKILHADDSPTARRQVSDTLAQLGIEIIPATDGQAALDILKRWADEGRDVTKEILAVITDAEMPVMDGYRLTYEIRNDTRLKDLYVILNTSLSGSFNQAMVEKVGCNAFLSKFQPDLLVEEVQNRLKEYITQ is encoded by the coding sequence ATGGCTGGTGTTTTAGCTTCTGTAGATCAAAGAACTCAGTTAGTGGGTGAAAACCGACTAGAACTGCTGTTATTTCATTTACATAGCCGACACCTATTCGCTTTAAATGTTTTTAAGGTTAAAGAGGTCGTTAAGTTACCCCATCTCAATATCATGCCAAATGCACATCCTAAAGTGTGTGGTGTGACTAATATTAGGGGAGAATCCATTCCAGTTATTGACCTTCGAAGAGCAATCAATTTACCTGAATGTCAGCGTGATGATGACTGCAATCTAGTCATCACAGAATACAACCGAACAGTTCAAGCTTTCCTAGTTGGTAAAGTCGATCAAATCGTCAATACCACTTGGTCAGACATAATGCCACCACCTAGTTCTGTGGGTAAGAACCATTATCTTACTGCCTTTACAAAATTAAAGCGCGATGGCCAAGAACATCTAGTTGAAATAATTGACGTTGAAAAAGTACTAGCTGAGATTATCAGCTATGACATACAAATTTCTGAAGATGTCTTGGATGAGTCAATGCTGCCTGAATTCCAAGGTAAGAAAATTCTTCATGCCGATGATTCTCCAACTGCACGTCGCCAAGTGTCGGACACACTAGCCCAGCTGGGGATTGAAATTATACCTGCAACCGATGGTCAAGCTGCACTTGATATTCTTAAGCGCTGGGCTGACGAAGGTAGAGATGTCACAAAAGAAATCCTTGCGGTGATCACCGATGCTGAGATGCCTGTGATGGATGGCTATCGACTTACCTATGAGATCAGAAATGACACCCGCCTAAAAGATCTTTATGTCATTTTGAATACGTCGCTTAGTGGCAGCTTTAACCAAGCTATGGTTGAAAAAGTAGGTTGTAATGCGTTTCTATCTAAATTCCAACCTGACTTATTAGTTGAAGAAGTTCAGAACCGTTTAAAAGAGTATATTACTCAATAA
- the lexA gene encoding transcriptional repressor LexA — protein sequence MRPLTKRQEQVFELIKVFIKDTGMPPTRVEIADALGFKSANAAEEHLKALAKKGVIEMVPGASRGIRLVDDGSSEDAGLPLIGKVAAGEPILAQEHIESHYEVDPSLFKPAADYLLRVDGMSMKDIGILDGDLLAVHKAQVAQNGQVVVARVDNDVTVKRLEQKGRKVLLHAENEEFPPIEVDLEHESFAIEGLAVGVIRNSNWM from the coding sequence ATGCGACCACTAACGAAACGACAAGAACAAGTATTTGAACTCATCAAAGTCTTCATCAAAGATACAGGTATGCCTCCTACTCGTGTTGAAATAGCAGATGCGCTTGGTTTTAAAAGTGCAAATGCGGCCGAAGAACATTTGAAAGCCTTAGCTAAGAAAGGGGTAATAGAAATGGTGCCAGGGGCTAGCCGTGGTATACGTTTAGTTGATGATGGCTCTTCTGAAGATGCTGGCCTCCCTTTGATTGGTAAAGTTGCTGCTGGTGAGCCTATTCTGGCTCAAGAGCATATCGAAAGTCATTACGAGGTTGATCCAAGTTTATTTAAGCCAGCTGCTGATTACCTATTACGTGTTGACGGAATGAGTATGAAAGATATCGGCATTCTTGATGGCGATCTTTTGGCAGTGCATAAAGCTCAAGTGGCTCAAAACGGTCAAGTTGTTGTTGCGAGAGTCGATAACGATGTAACCGTTAAGAGGTTAGAGCAAAAAGGACGTAAAGTGCTATTGCACGCTGAAAATGAAGAGTTTCCTCCAATTGAAGTTGATCTTGAGCATGAATCTTTTGCCATTGAAGGCCTTGCTGTCGGCGTCATAAGAAATTCGAATTGGATGTAA
- a CDS encoding potassium channel protein, with product MPLYFKKLAMLLRAHIDRASWQLLMTVTVLHIAVTWLLLLAANETELLGLNTYFYYYVVTTSTVGYGDMSAVTPMGRWVVALFQIPFGLALFGVLLGKVGQLVTFWVKRAMTGNKNLAHLADHIVIFGWHEQRTKKIVDYILADSKRKDRQIVLAVNDLEEHPLANYSEVEFAHLTSFTEEKELERIAISQADKIIIDGKDDDQTFTTALMISPLIKESAHISAHFIDESKVNLLRTHCKNVECSSTKSAEILVRAMQDPGSSRVQEELLSTLHGDTQFSVRLPENIAALPFSAFFHYFKEKHDAIILGVAHDLNAFNMDLNPPLHYQIKGGDILHYISPERILPAEVKWSEIK from the coding sequence ATGCCTTTGTATTTTAAAAAACTAGCTATGCTCTTGAGAGCACATATAGACAGAGCTAGTTGGCAGTTATTAATGACAGTAACAGTGTTGCATATAGCTGTGACTTGGCTACTTCTTCTTGCTGCAAACGAAACTGAGCTATTAGGGCTCAATACCTATTTTTATTATTATGTTGTGACCACCTCAACAGTAGGGTACGGCGACATGAGTGCAGTAACCCCTATGGGTCGTTGGGTAGTGGCACTATTTCAAATTCCATTTGGATTAGCACTGTTTGGCGTCTTGCTCGGCAAAGTCGGGCAGTTAGTTACATTTTGGGTAAAAAGAGCAATGACAGGAAATAAAAACTTAGCACACTTAGCTGATCACATCGTTATCTTTGGCTGGCATGAGCAGAGAACAAAAAAGATTGTTGATTACATACTTGCCGATAGTAAAAGAAAAGATCGACAAATCGTACTTGCCGTCAATGATCTCGAAGAGCATCCACTTGCCAACTATTCTGAAGTCGAATTTGCGCATTTAACAAGCTTTACGGAAGAAAAAGAGCTAGAGCGAATTGCTATTTCCCAAGCTGATAAAATCATCATTGATGGCAAAGACGATGATCAGACCTTCACCACTGCACTAATGATAAGTCCATTGATAAAAGAATCGGCACATATTAGCGCGCACTTCATTGATGAGAGTAAAGTGAATTTGCTTCGTACTCATTGTAAAAACGTAGAGTGTTCGAGCACTAAATCAGCGGAGATCTTAGTCCGCGCTATGCAAGATCCTGGTTCCAGTAGAGTGCAAGAGGAATTACTCTCAACTTTACATGGTGATACTCAGTTCAGTGTGCGGTTACCTGAAAATATTGCAGCACTGCCTTTCTCTGCTTTTTTCCATTATTTCAAAGAAAAACACGATGCAATTATTTTGGGGGTTGCCCATGATCTGAACGCGTTTAATATGGATTTGAATCCACCTTTACATTATCAGATTAAAGGCGGTGATATTCTTCACTATATTTCACCTGAGCGCATTCTACCTGCAGAAGTGAAATGGTCAGAAATCAAATAG
- the uvrD gene encoding DNA helicase II, with amino-acid sequence MDVSDLIDGLNDKQREAVAAPLQNMLVLAGAGSGKTRVLVHRIAWLMQVEHASPYSIFAVTFTNKAAKEMRTRVEETLKSPVGGMWIGTFHGLSHRILRAHHREANLPEAFQILDTDDQVRMIRRLLKAMNIDEKKWPPKQIAWYISARKDEGQRPKDIQAYDVNEQLMLRVYTAYQEACDRAGLVDFAEILLRCFELLQQQPTLLRHYQQRFRHMLVDEFQDTNNIQYRWLKLLAGGGSNIMIVGDDDQSIYGWRGAKIENIKRFLDDFDAETIRLEQNYRSTATILKASNALIENNAERMGKSLWTDGNQGEPISIYAAFNELDEARFVVGKIKTWLNGGNALQDCAILYRNNAQSRILEEAMLQEGLKYRIYGGMRFFERQEIKDALCYLRLICNRQDDAAFERVINTPARGIGDKTLSHIRDCARNESMPLWYAAKAILEQKHLAGRASTAVTKFVELIEHLSDKIDELELSEQAKQTIEVSGLMAMYQAEKGEKGRARVENLEELISACGQYEPPIDEDFSSPLQGFLAYTSLEAGEGQADEHEDAVQMMTLHSAKGLEFPLVFMVGVEEGMFPSQQSHEESGRLEEERRLCYVGMTRAMDKLYISHAESRRLYGQEKHHSPSRFLREIPEDCVEEIRIKTQVSRPTSTGRFSNTITLATFEESGYNLGQRVLHAKFGAGTVLNYEGNGAQSRIQVNFDDVGTKWLVTAYARLESI; translated from the coding sequence ATGGACGTTTCTGATTTAATTGACGGCTTAAACGATAAACAACGCGAAGCTGTAGCTGCTCCTTTGCAGAATATGCTGGTGCTGGCTGGCGCAGGCTCAGGTAAAACGCGAGTACTTGTTCATCGTATTGCGTGGTTAATGCAGGTAGAGCACGCCTCTCCTTATAGTATTTTTGCTGTAACCTTTACCAATAAAGCTGCCAAAGAAATGCGTACCCGTGTTGAAGAAACACTTAAGTCGCCTGTCGGCGGCATGTGGATCGGCACTTTCCATGGTTTATCTCACCGAATTTTACGCGCTCATCACCGCGAAGCAAACTTACCTGAAGCATTTCAGATCTTAGACACTGACGACCAAGTTCGTATGATCCGCCGTCTGTTGAAAGCCATGAATATTGATGAAAAGAAATGGCCACCAAAGCAAATCGCCTGGTATATCAGCGCCCGTAAAGATGAAGGTCAACGTCCAAAAGATATTCAGGCTTATGATGTGAACGAACAACTCATGTTGCGCGTTTATACGGCTTATCAAGAAGCCTGTGACAGAGCAGGTTTGGTCGACTTTGCTGAAATCTTATTGCGCTGCTTTGAGTTGTTACAACAACAGCCAACATTACTACGTCACTATCAGCAACGTTTCCGCCATATGCTAGTAGATGAATTCCAAGATACCAACAACATTCAATATCGTTGGCTAAAACTGCTGGCTGGCGGTGGCAGCAATATCATGATCGTAGGCGATGATGACCAAAGTATTTACGGCTGGCGTGGTGCTAAAATTGAAAACATCAAACGCTTTTTAGATGACTTCGATGCAGAGACAATCCGCCTAGAGCAAAATTATCGTTCAACAGCAACCATTCTAAAAGCATCTAACGCACTGATTGAAAACAACGCCGAACGAATGGGTAAAAGTCTTTGGACCGATGGCAACCAAGGCGAACCAATTTCGATTTATGCCGCCTTTAATGAATTAGATGAAGCCCGTTTTGTAGTAGGTAAAATCAAAACTTGGCTGAATGGAGGTAATGCGCTACAAGATTGCGCCATTCTTTATCGTAACAACGCCCAGTCACGTATTCTTGAAGAGGCCATGTTACAAGAAGGCTTGAAATACCGTATTTACGGCGGTATGCGCTTCTTCGAGCGCCAAGAGATCAAAGATGCTTTATGTTACTTACGCCTGATCTGCAACCGTCAGGATGATGCCGCATTTGAGCGAGTTATTAATACCCCAGCCCGTGGTATTGGTGACAAAACCTTGAGCCATATCCGTGACTGTGCACGAAATGAATCAATGCCATTGTGGTACGCCGCAAAAGCGATTCTAGAACAAAAGCATTTAGCTGGTAGAGCTTCAACTGCAGTCACTAAGTTTGTTGAACTTATCGAGCATCTCAGCGATAAAATTGATGAGCTAGAATTGAGCGAACAAGCCAAACAAACCATTGAAGTATCTGGCCTAATGGCAATGTACCAAGCCGAAAAAGGCGAAAAAGGTCGTGCTCGAGTAGAAAACTTAGAAGAATTGATCAGTGCCTGTGGTCAATACGAGCCGCCTATTGATGAAGACTTTAGTTCACCACTACAAGGCTTTTTAGCCTACACATCACTCGAAGCTGGTGAAGGCCAAGCTGATGAACATGAAGATGCGGTGCAAATGATGACCTTGCACTCGGCAAAAGGTCTAGAATTCCCACTTGTATTTATGGTTGGTGTAGAAGAAGGCATGTTCCCTTCACAGCAAAGCCATGAAGAGTCGGGTCGCTTAGAAGAAGAGCGCCGCTTATGTTATGTCGGTATGACCCGAGCAATGGATAAACTTTATATTAGTCATGCTGAAAGTCGTCGCTTGTATGGACAAGAAAAGCACCATAGTCCTTCGCGCTTCTTACGTGAAATCCCAGAAGATTGTGTAGAAGAAATTCGCATTAAAACACAAGTTTCGCGCCCGACGAGTACTGGCAGATTTAGTAACACTATTACTTTAGCGACCTTTGAAGAGAGTGGCTACAACCTTGGGCAACGGGTATTACACGCTAAATTTGGCGCTGGCACCGTATTAAATTATGAAGGTAATGGCGCGCAATCACGTATTCAAGTCAACTTTGACGATGTGGGTACTAAATGGCTTGTCACCGCTTATGCAAGACTCGAAAGTATATAA
- the tesB gene encoding acyl-CoA thioesterase II, with protein MSQVLENLLSLLSLEEIEQGIYRGQSQDLGFPQVFGGQVMGQALSAAKYTLPADRYVNSLHSYFLRPGDASKPIVYDVETIRDGRSFSTRRVCAIQYGKPIFYMTASFQGDEEGLSHQTEMPDVPAPETLKSSLEFYQEHADLIPEQLRNKFTCEMPIEMRPVNFQNPFKPKSTEAKRHVWFRANGTMPDDRRIHNYLLAYASDFEFLPTALQPHGLSFLQPNMQVATIDHAMWFHRPFRMDEWLLYSVDSPSASGGRGLVRGQFFNRKGELVASTIQEGVMRLRSN; from the coding sequence ATGAGTCAGGTATTAGAGAATTTACTGTCACTTCTTTCATTAGAAGAAATTGAACAAGGGATTTATAGGGGCCAAAGCCAAGATTTAGGTTTCCCTCAGGTATTTGGTGGTCAGGTAATGGGACAAGCCCTATCAGCAGCCAAATATACGTTGCCAGCAGATCGCTATGTTAATTCTTTGCATTCATACTTTTTACGTCCGGGCGATGCCAGCAAACCAATTGTTTATGATGTTGAAACTATCAGAGATGGGAGAAGCTTCAGTACACGACGTGTTTGTGCAATCCAATATGGTAAACCTATCTTTTATATGACAGCTTCTTTTCAGGGGGATGAAGAGGGGTTATCTCATCAAACAGAGATGCCTGATGTCCCAGCACCAGAAACCCTTAAGTCATCACTTGAGTTTTACCAAGAACATGCAGATCTAATTCCTGAGCAACTTAGAAATAAATTTACCTGCGAAATGCCTATCGAGATGCGTCCGGTAAACTTTCAAAACCCTTTTAAGCCAAAAAGTACTGAAGCTAAAAGGCATGTTTGGTTTAGGGCAAATGGCACAATGCCTGATGACAGACGTATACATAACTACTTATTAGCATATGCGTCAGACTTTGAGTTCTTACCTACGGCGTTGCAGCCGCACGGACTTTCTTTTTTACAACCTAATATGCAAGTTGCAACGATAGATCATGCTATGTGGTTCCATCGTCCATTCAGAATGGATGAATGGTTGCTATATAGTGTCGATAGTCCAAGTGCGAGTGGTGGTCGTGGTTTAGTAAGGGGACAATTCTTTAATAGAAAAGGTGAATTAGTTGCTTCCACCATACAAGAAGGCGTGATGAGACTAAGATCTAACTAG
- a CDS encoding EVE domain-containing protein, with amino-acid sequence MAYWLFKTEPDAFSIDDLKNAQEQSTFWEGVRNYQARNFLRDDVKLGDQIFIYHSSCKVPAIVGIAEVTEEAHPDPHQFDPSSDYFDEKSKPDSPKWFGVTVQFREKLRPISLKQIKADPRIIDLPLKKAGRLSIMPVTEEEFLLLKHYHNSEQL; translated from the coding sequence ATGGCTTATTGGTTATTCAAAACAGAGCCTGATGCATTTTCTATTGATGATTTAAAGAATGCACAGGAGCAAAGTACTTTTTGGGAAGGTGTAAGAAACTATCAGGCACGAAACTTTTTAAGAGATGATGTCAAATTAGGTGATCAGATCTTTATTTACCACTCCAGCTGTAAAGTGCCTGCAATTGTCGGGATCGCAGAAGTAACAGAAGAAGCACACCCAGATCCCCACCAATTCGATCCAAGTAGTGATTACTTTGATGAAAAATCTAAGCCAGACTCCCCAAAATGGTTTGGTGTCACTGTTCAGTTTAGAGAAAAGTTAAGGCCTATCTCTCTGAAACAGATTAAGGCAGATCCTAGAATTATCGACTTACCCCTCAAAAAAGCAGGCCGATTGTCTATCATGCCTGTTACAGAGGAAGAGTTTTTATTATTGAAACATTATCATAATAGCGAGCAGCTTTAA